A stretch of the Coturnix japonica isolate 7356 chromosome 27, Coturnix japonica 2.1, whole genome shotgun sequence genome encodes the following:
- the DHX8 gene encoding ATP-dependent RNA helicase DHX8 yields MADLAALEELAKLEYLSLVSKVCTELDNHLGINDKDLAEFVISLAEKNTTFDTFKAVLLKNGAEFTDSLISNLLRLIQTMRPPSKPSASKEAVTKPKSEKERLKELFPALCRPDNPNVRTMLDEDDVKVAADALKELEALMPSADKQSKQRSSDHRAKKKKRSRSRSRDRKRRHRSRSRSRSRTRDRNRGKSRYYSRSRSRSRDRRDRDKYIEKSNERWRDKHVDRPPPEEPSIGDIYNGKVTSIMQFGCFVQLEGLRKRWEGLVHISELRREGRVANVADVVSKGQRVKVKVLSFTGSKTSLSMKDVDQDTGEDLNPNRRRNLVGETNEETSMRNPDRPSHLSLVNAPEVEDDTLERKRLTRISDPEKWEIKQMIAANVLSKEEFPDFDEETGILPKVDDEEDEDLEIELVEEEPPFLRGHTKQSMDMSPIKIVKNPDGSLSQAAMMQSALAKERRELKQAQREAEMDSIPMGLNTHWVDPLPDVDGRQIAANMRGIGMMPNDIPEWKKHAFGGNKASYGKKTQLSIIEQRESLPIFRLKEQLIQAVHDNQILIVIGETGSGKTTQITQYLAEAGYTSRGKIGCTQPRRVAAMSVAKRVSEEFGCCLGQEVGYTIRFEDCTSPETVIKYMTDGMLLRECLIDPDLTQYAIIMLDEAHERTIHTDVLFGLLKKTVQKRQDMKLIVTSATLDAVKFSQYFYEAPIFTIPGRTYPVEILYTKEPETDYLDASLITVMQIHLTEPPGDILVFLTGQEEIDTACEILYERMKSLGPDVPELIILPVYSALPSEMQTRIFDPAPPGSRKVVIATNIAETSLTIDGVVFVIDPGFVKQKVYNSKTGIDQLVVTPISQAQAKQRAGRAGRTGPGKCYRLYTERAYRDEMLTTNVPEIQRTNLASTVLSLKAMGINDLLSFDFMDAPPMETLITAMEQLYTLGALDDEGLLTRLGRRMAEFPLEPMLCKMLIMSVHLGCSEEMLTIVSMLSVQNVFYRPKDKQALADQKKAKFHQTEGDHLTLLAVYNSWKNNKFSNPWCYENFIQARSLRRAQDIRKQMLGIMDRHKLDVVSCGKATVRVQKAICSGFFRNAAKKDPQEGYRTLIDQQVVYIHPSSALFNRQPEWVVYHELVLTTKEYMREVTTIDPRWLVEFAPAFFKVSDPTKLSKQKKQQRLEPLYNRYEEPNAWRISRAFRRR; encoded by the exons aTGGCGGACCTGGCGGCTTTAGAGGAGCTCGCCAAGCTCGAGTATTTATCGCTGGTCTCTAAGGTCTGCACCGAGCTTGACAACCACCTGGGTATCAACGATAAGGATCTGG CCGAATTTGTGATCAGCCTCGCCGAGAAAAACACGACGTTTGACACGTTTAAAGCCGTTCTGCTAAAGAATGGGGCTGAGTTCACA GATTCCCTTATCAGCAACTTGTTGCGTCTCATACAAACGATGCGGCCTCCATCAAAACCATCTGCGAGTAAAG AGGCCGTTACCAAACCCAAATCGGAAAAGGAAAGATTGAAGGAATTATTTCCAGCCCTTTGCAGGCCAGACAATCCCAACGTTAGG ACTATGCTGGATGAAGATGATGTGAAAGTGGCAGCAGATGCACTTAAAGAACTTGAAGCTCTGATGCCTAGTGCAgacaagcaaagcaaacaaaggagCAGTGACCACCG ggcaaagaaaaagaaaagaagccgAAGCAGGAGCAGGGACAGGAAACGAAGGCACAGATCTCGCTCTAGGTCTCGTTCCAGGACTCGGGATAGGAACAGAGGTAAATCCAGATACTACTCGAGGAGCAGGAGTCGAAGTAGGGACCGTAGGGATCGAGACAAGTATATTGAGAAGAGCAATGAGAGATGGAGAGACAAGCACGTAGACCGTCCGCCACCTGAGGAGCCTTCCATTGGAGACATTTACAATGGGAAAGTCACCAGTATAATGCAGTTTGGGTGCTTCGTGCAGCTGGAAGGACTGAG GAAGCGTTGGGAGGGCTTGGTCCACATCTCTGAGCTTCGAAGAGAAGGACGTGTTGCCAATGTTGCTGATGTTGTGAGCAAAGGACAAAGAGTGAAGGTCAAAGTGTTATCCTTTACTGGATCCAAAACGAGCCTGAGCATGAAG GATGTTGATCAAGACACTGGGGAAGACTTGAATCCAAACCGGAGGAGAAATTTGGTTGGAGAAACCAATGAAGAAACCTCTATGAGAAACCCAGACAGACCCAGTCACCTGTCCTTGGTGAATGCCCCGGAGGTGGAGGATGATACCCTGGAAAGGAAACGCCTCACCCGAATTTCAGACCcagagaaatgggaaataaagcaG ATGATTGCAGCTAATGTGCTTTCCAAGGAAGAGTTTCCTGACTTTGATGAGGAGACTGGGATACTTCCTAAAGTTGATGATGAAGAAG ATGAAGATCTTGAGATTGAGTTAGTTGAAGAGGAACCACCATTCCTTCGAGGTCATACTAAACAGAGCATGGATATGAGTCCTATAAAAATAGTAAAG AATCCTGATGGCTCATTGTCCCAGGCTGCAATGATGCAGAGTGCTTTAgctaaagaaagaagagaacTTAAACAAGcccaaagagaagcagagatggaTTCTATCCCCATGGGACTCAACACACATTGGGTGGATCCTCTCCCTGACG tGGATGGAAGACAAATAGCTGCAAATATGCGAGGTATTGGGATGATGCCCAATGATATCCCAGAGTGGAAGAAACATGCATTTGGTGGCAACAAAGCCTCTTATGGTAAGAAGACGCAGCTTTCTATCATTGAGCAGAGAGAGAGTCTCCCAATCTTCAGACTGAAGGAGCAGCTGATACAA GCTGTACACGACAACCAGATTCTGATTGTTATTGGAGAGACAGGATCTGGGAAAACGACACAGATTACCCAATACCTGGCTGAGGCAGGTTATACGTCAAGAGGAAAGATTGGATGCACTCAGCCTCGCAGAGTGGCTGCAATGTCTGTTGCAAAGAGAGTGTCAGAAGAATTTGGTTGCTGTTTGGGACAAGAG GTTGGCTACACCATTCGATTTGAAGACTGCACTAGTCCTGAAACTGTCATCAAGTACATGACAGATGGTATGTTACTGAGAGAGTGCTTGATAGATCCTGATCTGACCCAGTATGCCATCATTATGCTGGATGAAGCCCATGAGAGGACAATTCACACAGATGTGCTCTTTGGACTCCTGAAGAAG ACAGTGCAGAAACGGCAGGATATGAAGTTGATAGTGACTTCAGCAACACTGGATGCTGTGAAGTTCTCTCAGTATTTCTACGAGGCTCCAATCTTCACAATTCCTGGCAGAACATACCCAGTTGAAATTCTGTACACAAAAGAGCCAGAGACAGATTATTTGGATGCTAGTCTGATTACAGTCATGCAGATCCACTTAACTGAACCACCAG GCGATATTTTGGTGTTTCTAACTGGCCAGGAGGAGATTGACACAGCCTGTGAGATCCTTTATGAAAGGATGAAATCTCTAGGACCTGACGTTCCAGAGCTGATTATCCTTCCAGTATATTCAGCCTTACCCAGTGAAATGCAAACCAGGATCTTTGATCCAGCCCCACCAGGGAGTAGAAAG GTTGTTATTGCCACTAACATTGCTGAGACATCATTAACAATAGATGGTGTTGTGTTTGTGATCGATCCTGGCTTTGTGAAGCAGAAGGTATACAACTCCAAGACTGGGATTGACCAGCTGGTTGTTACACCAATCTCACAG GCTCAAGCAAAACAGCGAGCAGGAAGAGCTGGGAGAACGGGACCTGGGAAATGCTATAGGCTGTACACAGAGCGTGCTTATCGAGATGAAATGCTAACAACCAACGTGCCTGAAATCCAGAGAACAAATTTAGCCAGTACAGTACTCTCCCTGAAG GCTATGGGCATCAATGATTTGTTGTCCTTCGACTTCATGGATGCTCCCCCGATGGAAACTCTCATCACTGCCATGGAGCAGCTGTACACCCTGGGAGCTCTGGACGATGAGGGATTACTCACTCGACTTGGGCGCAGG ATGGCAGAATTCCCCTTGGAGCCCATGTTGTGTAAGATGCTGATCATGTCTGTACATCTGGGATGCAGTGAGGAAATGTTGACAATAGTCTCCATGCTGTCTGTTCAGAATGTGTTCTACAGGCCGAAG GATAAACAAGCACTTGCTGATCAGAAGAAAGCCAAGTTCCATCAGACAGAAGGTGACCATCTCACTCTGCTGGCTGTGTACAATTCCTGGAAGAACAATAAGTTTTCCAATCCTTGGTGCTATGAAAACTTTATCCAAGCCCGCTCCTTACGGAGGGCGCAGGACATCCGCAAGCAGATGTTGGGCATTATGGACAG GCACAAGCTGGATGTGGTGTCCTGTGGCAAGGCAACAGTTCGAGTCCAGAAGGCCATTTGCAGCGGCTTCTTCCGAAATGCAGCAAAGAAGGATCCCCAAGAGGGTTATCGAACACTCATAGATCAACAAGTAGTCTATATTCACCCATCCAGTGCTCTCTTCAACAGGCAGCCAGAATG GGTTGTGTATCACGAACTGGTGCTGACCACCAAGGAATACATGCGTGAAGTGACAACCATCGATCCCCGCTGGCTGGTGGAATTTGCACCAGCGTTCTTCAAGGTTTCAGATCCAACCAAACTGAGCaaacagaagaagcagcagcGGCTTGAACCTCTCTACAACCGCTATGAGGAGCCCAACGCCTGGAGAATATCACGTGCGTTCAGGCGCCGATAa
- the PHB gene encoding prohibitin — protein sequence MAAKVFESIGKFGLGLAVAGGVVNSALYNVDAGHRAVIFDRFRGVQDTVVGEGTHFLIPWVQKPIIFDCRSRPRNIPVITGSKDLQNVNITLRILFRPVTAQLPRIFTSIGEDYDERVLPSITTEILKSVVARFDAGELITQRELVSRQVSEDLTERAATFGLILDDVSLTHLTFGKEFTEAVEMKQVAQQEAERARFIVEKAEQQKKAAVISAEGDSKAAELIANSLATAGDGLIELRKLEAAEDIAYQLSRSRNITYLPSGQSVLLQLPQ from the exons ATGGCTGCCAAAGTGTTTGAGAGCATTGGGAAGTTCGGCCTGGGGTTGGCTGTTGCAGGTGGAGTCGTCAATTCTGCTCTATATAATG ttgaTGCAGGACACAGAGCTGTTATCTTTGATCGATTCCGTGGAGTCCAGGATACGGTGGTAGGAGAAGGAACTCATTTCCTCATCCCCTGGGTACAGAAACCGATCATTTTTGATTGCCGTTCTCGCCCACGTAACATACCTGTCATTACTGGCAGCAAAG ATCTACAGAATGTGAACATCACGCTGCGTATCCTGTTCAGACCCGTGACTGCGCAGCTACCCCGGATCTTCACAAGTATTGGGGAGGACTATGATGAGCGTGTCCTGCCCTCCATCACAACTGAAATCCTCAAATCTGTTGTG GCTCGCTTTGATGCTGGAGAATTGATCACTCAAAGAGAACTGGTCTCCAGGCAAGTGAGCGAAGACCTCACAGAGAGAGCAGCAACTTTTGGCCTCATTCTGGATGATGTGTCCTTG ACCCATCTGACCTTTGGTAAGGAATTCACCGAAGCAGTTGAAATGAAGCAAGTGGCCCAGCAAGAAGCAGAGCGAGCCAGGTTCATTGTGGAAAAG gctgagcagcagaagaaagcagctgttaTCTCAGCTGAGGGAGACTCcaaagcagctgagctgatTGCCAACTCGCTAGCTACTGCAGGTGATGGCTTAATTGAGCTACGCAAGCTGGAGGCAGCTGAAGATATTGCTTACCAGCTTTCAAGGTCTCGCAACATCACCTACTTGCCCTCTGGACAGTCTGTTCTCCTCCAGTTGCCGCAGTGA